A part of Arachis hypogaea cultivar Tifrunner chromosome 12, arahy.Tifrunner.gnm2.J5K5, whole genome shotgun sequence genomic DNA contains:
- the LOC112727524 gene encoding villin-3 isoform X3, protein MSSSTKVLDPAFQGVGQRVGTEIWRIENFQPVALPKSEYGKFYMGDSYIILQTTQGKGGNYYYDLHFWLGKDTSQDEAGTAAIKAVELDAALGGRAVQHREVQGHESDKFLSYFKPCIIPLEGGVASGFKTPEEEKFETRLYICRGKRVVRLRQVPFARSSLNHDDVFILDSQNKIYQFNGANSNIQERAKALEVIQFLKEKYHEGKCDVAIVDDGKLDTESDSGEFWVLFGGFAPIGKKVISDDDLIPETIPAQLYSIIDGEAKAVDGELSKSLLENNKCYLLDCGAEVFVWVGRVTQVDERKAACQTAEEFVASQNRPKSTRITRVIQGYETHSFKSNFDSWPSASATAGTEEGRGKVAALLKQQGIGVKGMAKSSTPVNEEIPPLLEGGGKLEVWRIDGNAKTPLPKEDIGKFYSGDCYIVLYTYHSGERKEDYFLCCWFGKNSIKEDQTMATRLANTMFNSLKGRPVQGRLYEGKESPQFIALFQPMVVLKGGLSSRYKSSISDKEISDETYMAESIALIRISGTSVHNNKAVQVDAVPASLNSTECFVLQSGSIIFVWQGTQSSFEQQQLASKVADFLRVEEVYNFSQDDLLTEDILILDTHAEVFLWVGHSVDPKEKQNVFEIGQEYINMAASLEGLSPHVPLYKVTEGNEPCFFTTYFSWDHAKAMVHGNSFQKKVSILFGIGHAVEEKSNGSSSKGGPRQRAEALAALNSAFSSSSEKASNVAQDRLNGLSQGGPRQRAEALAALNSAFSSSGAKTANSPRSSGKGQGSQRAAAVAALSSVLTAEKKSPDVSPVSGGSPVTQTSFTEAKSESASSETEEAAEAKETVEHVSDSPKLEIVEDRDNSQGSRRIFSYDELKSKNVSGIDLKRRETYLSEEEFNSIFGMEKEAFYKLPRWKQDMLKKKFELF, encoded by the exons ATGTCTAGCTCTACAAAAGTTTTGGATCCTGCATTCCAAGGAGTGGGTCAAAGAGT AGGGACCGAGATTTGGAGGATTGAGAATTTTCAGCCAGTTGCGTTGCCCAAATCTGAATATGGGAAATTCTACATGGGGGATTCTTACATTATTTTGCAG ACAACGCAAGGAAAAGGAGgcaattattattatgatttacaCTTCTGGCTTGGAAAGGATACTAGTCAG GATGAGGCTGGAACAGCAGCCATTAAAGCTGTTGAACTTGATGCTGCTCTTGGAGGACGAGCAGTGCAGCACAGGGAAGTCCAAGGACATGAATCTGACAAGTTCTTGTCATATTTCAAGCCATGTATAATACCATTGGAAGGGGGTGTTGCATCTGGGTTTAAAACACCAGAAGAAGAGAAGTTTGAAACGCGCTTGTATATATGCAGAGGGAAAAGAGTTGTCAGATTAAGACAG GTGCCTTTTGCCAGGTCATCATTGAATCATGATGATGTGTTCATCCTTGACAGTCAGAATAAGATTTATCAATTCAATGGTGCAAATTCTAACATTCAGGAAAGAGCAAAGGCCTTGGAAGTTATACAGTTCTTGAAGGAAAAATATCATGAAGGGAAATGTGATGTGGCAATTGTTG ATGACGGCAAGTTAGATACCGAGTCAGattcaggtgaattttgggttcTTTTTGGTGGTTTTGCTCCCATTGGAAAGAAAGTAATCAGTGACGATGATCTCATTCCGGAGACAATTCCTGCTCAACTTTATAG TATCATTGATGGTGAGGCCAAGGCTGTTGACGGTGAACTTTCTAAATCACTGCTGGAGAATAACAAATGTTATTTACTGGACTGTGGTGCTGAGGTATTTGTCTGGGTTGGTCGGGTAACACAAGTTGATGAACGAAAAGCAGCTTGCCAAACAGCTGAG GAGTTTGTTGCAAGCCAAAATAGGCCAAAATCTACAAGGATAACCAGGGTTATTCAAGGTTATGAAACACATTCATTTAAGTCCAACTTTGATTCTTGGCCGTCAGCATCTGCTACTGCTGGTACTGAAGAAGGAAGAGGCAAGGTTGCAG CTTTGCTCAAACAACAAGGCATAGGTGTCAAAGGAATGGCAAAAAGTAGCACCCCAGTAAATGAGGAAATTCCACCTTTGCTCGAAGGAGGTGGAAAGTTGGAG GTATGGCGAATTGATGGGAATGCTAAGACCCCGTTGCCAAAGGAGGATATTGGTAAATTCTATAGTGGAGATTGCTACATTGTACTGTACACATACCACTCTGGTGAGAGGAAGGAAGACTACTTTTTGTGCTGCTGGTTTGGCAAAAACAGCATTAAG GAGGATCAAACAATGGCTACTCGATTGGCCAATACGATGTTCAACTCATTGAAGGGCAGACCTGTTCAG GGTCGTCTATACGAAGGCAAAGAGTCACCACAGTTTATTGCTCTTTTCCAACCTATGGTGGTCCTTAAG GGAGGCTTAAGCTCTCGATACAAAAGTTCAATATCAGACAAAGAAATATCAGACGAAACATACATGGCAGAAAGTATTGCACTTATTCGAATTTCTGGAACTTCTGTTCATAACAATAAGGCAGTTCAAGTTGATGCT GTGCCAGCATCATTGAATTCTACTGAATGTTTTGTCCTGCAATCTGGCTCTATAATTTTTGTTTGGCAAGGAACACAGAGTTCCTTTGAGCAGCAGCAGCTAGCATCAAAAGTAGCTGATTTTTTAAGG GTTGAGGAGGTTTACAACTTCTCTCAAGATGATTTGTTGACAGAGGACATCCTTATACTTGACACTCATGCAGAAGTGTTTCTTTGGGTTGGTCATTCTGTGGacccaaaagaaaagcaaaatgtGTTCGAAATTGGCCAG GAATACATAAATATGGCTGCATCTTTAGAGGGACTATCTCCACATGTACCACTGTATAAAGTAACAGAAGGCAATGAACCTTGCTTTTTCACAACATACTTTTCATGGGATCATGCTAAAGCTATG GTTCATGGGAACTCATTCCAGAAGAAGGTGTCGATACTCTTCGGGATTGGCCATGCTGTGGAG GAAAAGTCGAATGGGTCGTCAAGTAAAGGGGGACCCAGACAAAGAGCAGAAGCTTTGGCTGCCTTAAACTCGGCATTTAGTTCATCTTCTGAGAAAGCATCCAATGTG GCCCAGGATAGATTGAACGGATTAAGCCAAGGAGGACCAAGACAAAGAGCAGAAGCTTTAGCTGCCTTAAACTCAGCATTTAGTTCATCTGGAGCCAAGACTGCTAATAGCCCCAGGTCATCCGGAAAAGGTCAGGGATCACAAAGAGCAGCAGCAGTAGCTGCTCTTTCATCAGTTCTTACTGCTGAAAAGAAATCCCCCGATGTTTCTCCTGTGTCAGGCGGTAGTCCTGTTACACAAACTAGCTTTACTG AAGCTAAAAGTGAAAGTGCGTCTTCTGAAACAGAAGAAGCTGCAGAAGCCAAGGAAACTGTGGAACATGTCTCTGATAGCCCAAAACTAGAAATTGTGGAGGATAGGGATAATAGTCAAGGCTCTCGAAGGATATTCAGTtatgatgaattaaaatctaaaaatgtgTCTGGAATCGATCTTAAACGGAGAGAG ACCTATCTGTCAGAGGAAGAATTCAACAGTATTTTTGGAATGGAAAAGGAAGCATTCTATAAATTACCAAGATGGAAGCAGGACATgttaaaaaagaaatttgaattgtTCTAG
- the LOC112727524 gene encoding villin-3 isoform X1 codes for MSSSTKVLDPAFQGVGQRVGTEIWRIENFQPVALPKSEYGKFYMGDSYIILQTTQGKGGNYYYDLHFWLGKDTSQDEAGTAAIKAVELDAALGGRAVQHREVQGHESDKFLSYFKPCIIPLEGGVASGFKTPEEEKFETRLYICRGKRVVRLRQVPFARSSLNHDDVFILDSQNKIYQFNGANSNIQERAKALEVIQFLKEKYHEGKCDVAIVDDGKLDTESDSGEFWVLFGGFAPIGKKVISDDDLIPETIPAQLYSIIDGEAKAVDGELSKSLLENNKCYLLDCGAEVFVWVGRVTQVDERKAACQTAEEFVASQNRPKSTRITRVIQGYETHSFKSNFDSWPSASATAGTEEGRGKVAALLKQQGIGVKGMAKSSTPVNEEIPPLLEGGGKLEVWRIDGNAKTPLPKEDIGKFYSGDCYIVLYTYHSGERKEDYFLCCWFGKNSIKEDQTMATRLANTMFNSLKGRPVQGRLYEGKESPQFIALFQPMVVLKGGLSSRYKSSISDKEISDETYMAESIALIRISGTSVHNNKAVQVDAVPASLNSTECFVLQSGSIIFVWQGTQSSFEQQQLASKVADFLRPGVALKHAREGTESSAFWFALGGKQSYTGKKVTNDVIRDPHLFTLSFKNGSICFHVEEVYNFSQDDLLTEDILILDTHAEVFLWVGHSVDPKEKQNVFEIGQEYINMAASLEGLSPHVPLYKVTEGNEPCFFTTYFSWDHAKAMVHGNSFQKKVSILFGIGHAVEEKSNGSSSKGGPRQRAEALAALNSAFSSSSEKASNVAQDRLNGLSQGGPRQRAEALAALNSAFSSSGAKTANSPRSSGKGQGSQRAAAVAALSSVLTAEKKSPDVSPVSGGSPVTQTSFTEAKSESASSETEEAAEAKETVEHVSDSPKLEIVEDRDNSQGSRRIFSYDELKSKNVSGIDLKRRETYLSEEEFNSIFGMEKEAFYKLPRWKQDMLKKKFELF; via the exons ATGTCTAGCTCTACAAAAGTTTTGGATCCTGCATTCCAAGGAGTGGGTCAAAGAGT AGGGACCGAGATTTGGAGGATTGAGAATTTTCAGCCAGTTGCGTTGCCCAAATCTGAATATGGGAAATTCTACATGGGGGATTCTTACATTATTTTGCAG ACAACGCAAGGAAAAGGAGgcaattattattatgatttacaCTTCTGGCTTGGAAAGGATACTAGTCAG GATGAGGCTGGAACAGCAGCCATTAAAGCTGTTGAACTTGATGCTGCTCTTGGAGGACGAGCAGTGCAGCACAGGGAAGTCCAAGGACATGAATCTGACAAGTTCTTGTCATATTTCAAGCCATGTATAATACCATTGGAAGGGGGTGTTGCATCTGGGTTTAAAACACCAGAAGAAGAGAAGTTTGAAACGCGCTTGTATATATGCAGAGGGAAAAGAGTTGTCAGATTAAGACAG GTGCCTTTTGCCAGGTCATCATTGAATCATGATGATGTGTTCATCCTTGACAGTCAGAATAAGATTTATCAATTCAATGGTGCAAATTCTAACATTCAGGAAAGAGCAAAGGCCTTGGAAGTTATACAGTTCTTGAAGGAAAAATATCATGAAGGGAAATGTGATGTGGCAATTGTTG ATGACGGCAAGTTAGATACCGAGTCAGattcaggtgaattttgggttcTTTTTGGTGGTTTTGCTCCCATTGGAAAGAAAGTAATCAGTGACGATGATCTCATTCCGGAGACAATTCCTGCTCAACTTTATAG TATCATTGATGGTGAGGCCAAGGCTGTTGACGGTGAACTTTCTAAATCACTGCTGGAGAATAACAAATGTTATTTACTGGACTGTGGTGCTGAGGTATTTGTCTGGGTTGGTCGGGTAACACAAGTTGATGAACGAAAAGCAGCTTGCCAAACAGCTGAG GAGTTTGTTGCAAGCCAAAATAGGCCAAAATCTACAAGGATAACCAGGGTTATTCAAGGTTATGAAACACATTCATTTAAGTCCAACTTTGATTCTTGGCCGTCAGCATCTGCTACTGCTGGTACTGAAGAAGGAAGAGGCAAGGTTGCAG CTTTGCTCAAACAACAAGGCATAGGTGTCAAAGGAATGGCAAAAAGTAGCACCCCAGTAAATGAGGAAATTCCACCTTTGCTCGAAGGAGGTGGAAAGTTGGAG GTATGGCGAATTGATGGGAATGCTAAGACCCCGTTGCCAAAGGAGGATATTGGTAAATTCTATAGTGGAGATTGCTACATTGTACTGTACACATACCACTCTGGTGAGAGGAAGGAAGACTACTTTTTGTGCTGCTGGTTTGGCAAAAACAGCATTAAG GAGGATCAAACAATGGCTACTCGATTGGCCAATACGATGTTCAACTCATTGAAGGGCAGACCTGTTCAG GGTCGTCTATACGAAGGCAAAGAGTCACCACAGTTTATTGCTCTTTTCCAACCTATGGTGGTCCTTAAG GGAGGCTTAAGCTCTCGATACAAAAGTTCAATATCAGACAAAGAAATATCAGACGAAACATACATGGCAGAAAGTATTGCACTTATTCGAATTTCTGGAACTTCTGTTCATAACAATAAGGCAGTTCAAGTTGATGCT GTGCCAGCATCATTGAATTCTACTGAATGTTTTGTCCTGCAATCTGGCTCTATAATTTTTGTTTGGCAAGGAACACAGAGTTCCTTTGAGCAGCAGCAGCTAGCATCAAAAGTAGCTGATTTTTTAAGG CCAGGAGTTGCTTTAAAGCATGCCAGAGAAGGAACAGAAAGCTCTGCTTTCTGGTTTGCCCTTGGAGGAAAACAAAGTTACACTGGCAAAAAAGTCACTAACGATGTTATCAGAGATCCACATTTGTTCACTTTGTCATTTAAAAATGGTAGCATTTGTTTTCAT GTTGAGGAGGTTTACAACTTCTCTCAAGATGATTTGTTGACAGAGGACATCCTTATACTTGACACTCATGCAGAAGTGTTTCTTTGGGTTGGTCATTCTGTGGacccaaaagaaaagcaaaatgtGTTCGAAATTGGCCAG GAATACATAAATATGGCTGCATCTTTAGAGGGACTATCTCCACATGTACCACTGTATAAAGTAACAGAAGGCAATGAACCTTGCTTTTTCACAACATACTTTTCATGGGATCATGCTAAAGCTATG GTTCATGGGAACTCATTCCAGAAGAAGGTGTCGATACTCTTCGGGATTGGCCATGCTGTGGAG GAAAAGTCGAATGGGTCGTCAAGTAAAGGGGGACCCAGACAAAGAGCAGAAGCTTTGGCTGCCTTAAACTCGGCATTTAGTTCATCTTCTGAGAAAGCATCCAATGTG GCCCAGGATAGATTGAACGGATTAAGCCAAGGAGGACCAAGACAAAGAGCAGAAGCTTTAGCTGCCTTAAACTCAGCATTTAGTTCATCTGGAGCCAAGACTGCTAATAGCCCCAGGTCATCCGGAAAAGGTCAGGGATCACAAAGAGCAGCAGCAGTAGCTGCTCTTTCATCAGTTCTTACTGCTGAAAAGAAATCCCCCGATGTTTCTCCTGTGTCAGGCGGTAGTCCTGTTACACAAACTAGCTTTACTG AAGCTAAAAGTGAAAGTGCGTCTTCTGAAACAGAAGAAGCTGCAGAAGCCAAGGAAACTGTGGAACATGTCTCTGATAGCCCAAAACTAGAAATTGTGGAGGATAGGGATAATAGTCAAGGCTCTCGAAGGATATTCAGTtatgatgaattaaaatctaaaaatgtgTCTGGAATCGATCTTAAACGGAGAGAG ACCTATCTGTCAGAGGAAGAATTCAACAGTATTTTTGGAATGGAAAAGGAAGCATTCTATAAATTACCAAGATGGAAGCAGGACATgttaaaaaagaaatttgaattgtTCTAG
- the LOC112727524 gene encoding villin-3 isoform X2 has protein sequence MSSSTKVLDPAFQGVGQRVGTEIWRIENFQPVALPKSEYGKFYMGDSYIILQTTQGKGGNYYYDLHFWLGKDTSQDEAGTAAIKAVELDAALGGRAVQHREVQGHESDKFLSYFKPCIIPLEGGVASGFKTPEEEKFETRLYICRGKRVVRLRQVPFARSSLNHDDVFILDSQNKIYQFNGANSNIQERAKALEVIQFLKEKYHEGKCDVAIVDDGKLDTESDSGEFWVLFGGFAPIGKKVISDDDLIPETIPAQLYSIIDGEAKAVDGELSKSLLENNKCYLLDCGAEVFVWVGRVTQVDERKAACQTAEEFVASQNRPKSTRITRVIQGYETHSFKSNFDSWPSASATAGTEEGRGKVAALLKQQGIGVKGMAKSSTPVNEEIPPLLEGGGKLEVWRIDGNAKTPLPKEDIGKFYSGDCYIVLYTYHSGERKEDYFLCCWFGKNSIKEDQTMATRLANTMFNSLKGRPVQGRLYEGKESPQFIALFQPMVVLKGGLSSRYKSSISDKEISDETYMAESIALIRISGTSVHNNKAVQVDAVPASLNSTECFVLQSGSIIFVWQGTQSSFEQQQLASKVADFLRPGVALKHAREGTESSAFWFALGGKQSYTGKKVTNDVIRDPHLFTLSFKNGSICFHVEEVYNFSQDDLLTEDILILDTHAEVFLWVGHSVDPKEKQNVFEIGQEYINMAASLEGLSPHVPLYKVTEGNEPCFFTTYFSWDHAKAMVHGNSFQKKVSILFGIGHAVEEKSNGSSSKGGPRQRAEALAALNSAFSSSSEKASNVAQDRLNGLSQGGPRQRAEALAALNSAFSSSGAKTANSPRSSGKGQGSQRAAAVAALSSVLTAEKKSPDVSPVSGGSPVTQTSFTEEAAEAKETVEHVSDSPKLEIVEDRDNSQGSRRIFSYDELKSKNVSGIDLKRRETYLSEEEFNSIFGMEKEAFYKLPRWKQDMLKKKFELF, from the exons ATGTCTAGCTCTACAAAAGTTTTGGATCCTGCATTCCAAGGAGTGGGTCAAAGAGT AGGGACCGAGATTTGGAGGATTGAGAATTTTCAGCCAGTTGCGTTGCCCAAATCTGAATATGGGAAATTCTACATGGGGGATTCTTACATTATTTTGCAG ACAACGCAAGGAAAAGGAGgcaattattattatgatttacaCTTCTGGCTTGGAAAGGATACTAGTCAG GATGAGGCTGGAACAGCAGCCATTAAAGCTGTTGAACTTGATGCTGCTCTTGGAGGACGAGCAGTGCAGCACAGGGAAGTCCAAGGACATGAATCTGACAAGTTCTTGTCATATTTCAAGCCATGTATAATACCATTGGAAGGGGGTGTTGCATCTGGGTTTAAAACACCAGAAGAAGAGAAGTTTGAAACGCGCTTGTATATATGCAGAGGGAAAAGAGTTGTCAGATTAAGACAG GTGCCTTTTGCCAGGTCATCATTGAATCATGATGATGTGTTCATCCTTGACAGTCAGAATAAGATTTATCAATTCAATGGTGCAAATTCTAACATTCAGGAAAGAGCAAAGGCCTTGGAAGTTATACAGTTCTTGAAGGAAAAATATCATGAAGGGAAATGTGATGTGGCAATTGTTG ATGACGGCAAGTTAGATACCGAGTCAGattcaggtgaattttgggttcTTTTTGGTGGTTTTGCTCCCATTGGAAAGAAAGTAATCAGTGACGATGATCTCATTCCGGAGACAATTCCTGCTCAACTTTATAG TATCATTGATGGTGAGGCCAAGGCTGTTGACGGTGAACTTTCTAAATCACTGCTGGAGAATAACAAATGTTATTTACTGGACTGTGGTGCTGAGGTATTTGTCTGGGTTGGTCGGGTAACACAAGTTGATGAACGAAAAGCAGCTTGCCAAACAGCTGAG GAGTTTGTTGCAAGCCAAAATAGGCCAAAATCTACAAGGATAACCAGGGTTATTCAAGGTTATGAAACACATTCATTTAAGTCCAACTTTGATTCTTGGCCGTCAGCATCTGCTACTGCTGGTACTGAAGAAGGAAGAGGCAAGGTTGCAG CTTTGCTCAAACAACAAGGCATAGGTGTCAAAGGAATGGCAAAAAGTAGCACCCCAGTAAATGAGGAAATTCCACCTTTGCTCGAAGGAGGTGGAAAGTTGGAG GTATGGCGAATTGATGGGAATGCTAAGACCCCGTTGCCAAAGGAGGATATTGGTAAATTCTATAGTGGAGATTGCTACATTGTACTGTACACATACCACTCTGGTGAGAGGAAGGAAGACTACTTTTTGTGCTGCTGGTTTGGCAAAAACAGCATTAAG GAGGATCAAACAATGGCTACTCGATTGGCCAATACGATGTTCAACTCATTGAAGGGCAGACCTGTTCAG GGTCGTCTATACGAAGGCAAAGAGTCACCACAGTTTATTGCTCTTTTCCAACCTATGGTGGTCCTTAAG GGAGGCTTAAGCTCTCGATACAAAAGTTCAATATCAGACAAAGAAATATCAGACGAAACATACATGGCAGAAAGTATTGCACTTATTCGAATTTCTGGAACTTCTGTTCATAACAATAAGGCAGTTCAAGTTGATGCT GTGCCAGCATCATTGAATTCTACTGAATGTTTTGTCCTGCAATCTGGCTCTATAATTTTTGTTTGGCAAGGAACACAGAGTTCCTTTGAGCAGCAGCAGCTAGCATCAAAAGTAGCTGATTTTTTAAGG CCAGGAGTTGCTTTAAAGCATGCCAGAGAAGGAACAGAAAGCTCTGCTTTCTGGTTTGCCCTTGGAGGAAAACAAAGTTACACTGGCAAAAAAGTCACTAACGATGTTATCAGAGATCCACATTTGTTCACTTTGTCATTTAAAAATGGTAGCATTTGTTTTCAT GTTGAGGAGGTTTACAACTTCTCTCAAGATGATTTGTTGACAGAGGACATCCTTATACTTGACACTCATGCAGAAGTGTTTCTTTGGGTTGGTCATTCTGTGGacccaaaagaaaagcaaaatgtGTTCGAAATTGGCCAG GAATACATAAATATGGCTGCATCTTTAGAGGGACTATCTCCACATGTACCACTGTATAAAGTAACAGAAGGCAATGAACCTTGCTTTTTCACAACATACTTTTCATGGGATCATGCTAAAGCTATG GTTCATGGGAACTCATTCCAGAAGAAGGTGTCGATACTCTTCGGGATTGGCCATGCTGTGGAG GAAAAGTCGAATGGGTCGTCAAGTAAAGGGGGACCCAGACAAAGAGCAGAAGCTTTGGCTGCCTTAAACTCGGCATTTAGTTCATCTTCTGAGAAAGCATCCAATGTG GCCCAGGATAGATTGAACGGATTAAGCCAAGGAGGACCAAGACAAAGAGCAGAAGCTTTAGCTGCCTTAAACTCAGCATTTAGTTCATCTGGAGCCAAGACTGCTAATAGCCCCAGGTCATCCGGAAAAGGTCAGGGATCACAAAGAGCAGCAGCAGTAGCTGCTCTTTCATCAGTTCTTACTGCTGAAAAGAAATCCCCCGATGTTTCTCCTGTGTCAGGCGGTAGTCCTGTTACACAAACTAGCTTTACTG AAGAAGCTGCAGAAGCCAAGGAAACTGTGGAACATGTCTCTGATAGCCCAAAACTAGAAATTGTGGAGGATAGGGATAATAGTCAAGGCTCTCGAAGGATATTCAGTtatgatgaattaaaatctaaaaatgtgTCTGGAATCGATCTTAAACGGAGAGAG ACCTATCTGTCAGAGGAAGAATTCAACAGTATTTTTGGAATGGAAAAGGAAGCATTCTATAAATTACCAAGATGGAAGCAGGACATgttaaaaaagaaatttgaattgtTCTAG